From the genome of Nicotiana sylvestris chromosome 1, ASM39365v2, whole genome shotgun sequence:
TTATGGCAAGGTAACagcgaaaataaaaaaaattatttggttAAATGGGTTTCTCTTTTAGCTAGCAAAAAGGAAGGGGTATTGGGATTAAGAATTTTAAAGTCCAGAACCAAAGCttgatgatgaaatggctatggaGATTTGCAGCAGAAGATCAGCCACTATGGAAACTTGTGATTAAAGAAAAATATGAGATGAAAGGAGAATGGACAACCAAAGCAGTTAATAGTCCATATGAGATCGGTCTCTGGAGATCTATTAGAAATTTGTGGCCTAAATGATGATCAAGTCTAGAGTCAGAGTTGGGGATGGAATGAAGATATCCTTCTGGGAAGACAATTGGCTAGGTCAAGGGGCTTTGAAATAACTTTTTCCGGACATTCACTCCTTAAATCAACAACAAGCAGCAACGGTTGGAGAGGTATGGGCAAACCAAGGTTGGAACCTAACCTTCAGAAGACTTCTGAATAATTGGGAGATTGGTAGAGTAACACAGTTCTATAACACTCTAGAGTAGTTTAAAGGGACTTCAACTAGAAAAAACTGCATGATATGGCAAGGGCATAGGCAAGGAAAGTTTTCAGTTAAATCTGCCTACAAGGAGTTCAATTTTTCAAAAAATCAGATTGGGTGCTGGCCATGGAAGATGATATGGAAAGTTAAGATTCCATACAAAGTTGCCTGCTTTACATGGTTATTGGCAAAAGAAGCAGTGTTGACTCAGGATAACCTTATCAAGAGAGGTTATCAACTTTGTTCCAAGTGTTGCCTATGTGGACAAGAGGCAGAGACAATAAACCATCTCTTTTTACATTGTCAATGGACAACTCAGTTATGGAGGATGTTCATTAGTTTGAGGGGCATCAGGTGGACCATGCCAAGAAGAATATTTGAGGCGCTAGCATGGTGGACAATttgggaagaaataaatcaaaaatattttgaggACAAGGTCAGTAGCAtccaaaaattgaaaatgaaatatCTCTATTTTTGGTGTAAACAAGAAGTCTTAGAAAAACTTGAATCTATTTTTGATGTATTAGAATCCTCATGAGAAGACTACGGACTAGGAGTTTGTTTTGATTCTTGTAGATATGGGGGACTACACACCCTTTGTGTAGTTTGTTATTAATATACAAGTATGTTACCTTCTCCAAAAAAAACCATTGGAATATGTTTTAATGTTTGTGAGACTTTCTTAAGTGTTCTCTCATGAACATTTCAGCTTGGAGGCTTAATAGGAGGAGCAGCAGCTTCATGGCTTCTTGGCCCAGCGTGGAAGATTCAATCCATCTCCAGTGAAGGACGACGAGTTTTTGCTGACACGGCACCAATTTTCTCTATTGTTCGAACTAAAAGGGACAAGTCATAATCCCTACTATTCAACTGCTAGTGCGCCAGCTAATGTGACTCAAGCCTTGACTACGTGCAATTTTACTGATTTTCCAGTACATACGAAAAAGTGGCATCCATTTATTCATACACTTGTGGTAATGATCCAGTTCACAGGTCTGTGCTGTATATAGTTTGCCTCTGAACAGGGACTATGTGACCAGAAAAAAAAAGGAGCAAATTAGAGGTCATACTTCGAGTCGCTTCATTAACTATGATGGAGGCCTGATAAGCTGTATTGCACCTCTGTTTACCTGTCATTATTTAGGGTTTTAGGCAAATGTCGAGGTTCTTGGTAATCTAATTTAGATTGCTGTTGGTCTGTTATTTAATGTACACTTTCACCATGAGACTTTAAAGTACATCCATTTGTAAGATAATCCAGTTACTAAATGTtcaatattttgttattttttttgtttcaaaTGTCAATATCTTATTCTTAGTTAAATGTGTGGAAGAGAATCCATTTTCCTTCCGAGGTACTTAGCAAGTTCAGGTGTCTTAATCGAGTTCATGAAATTTGGTCTCTTTACCGGTCATTATTTAGGTTTTTAGGCAAATGTCGACGTTCTTGGTAACCTAATTTAGATTGCTGTTGGTCTGTTATTTAATGTACACATTCGTCATGAGACTTTAAAGAACATCCATTTGTAAAATaatggaatttttacctcctatagcaaagacaccttatttattttaaaaaaattatattctatatataccttttaatgtttatagcaaaatatctaattttggttacctcccaCCCCTAAGCTACTAAATatgctattcagttacactattttctttctctctcatgCAATTCTCTTCCCTCATTCCCTAAAAACACCTTACTCAATAAGAGAACAATCAGACGAGGGAAGGGGCAAATATTCCAGAAATTGCTAGAAACATGGCCTTGTCTCTTCGCCATTTCTCTTATCTTCATCTCTTTTTACTAATACCTTGAATCAAACACCAACCCTTCAGTACAATAAGAGTCAGAAATAAAGTATTCTTCAACGACAAAAGTGCAGATCGCAAATTGCAACCGAAATGCCATGGACAGTACGGACACTGATATGATGGAGGCGTAGTCCACGGCGTTGCCACCACAACCTCCACCGTCACAACTGCATTCCAGTTCGGGCCAAAACGACGTCGTTAGAGGCATGCTCACTACTGCTCGCCAGCTTATCGATCAACTGCATTTTATTGCTCAACGGCGGATTCGccagaaattagggtttgttcttgaacaaagacaacGAAGTTTGgagctgagcaacttgattttctgttaatatatttcaatgtattttcaatgtATCACGCtattttttcatgtatttcattgtattcattgtcttttttttcattgtaattcaatgtatctcgttgtattccatgtatttcattgtattcactgttttTTTTCcattatatttcaatgtatcccgttgtattctatgtatttcattttattcattgtctcgctatatgccataaatgtattcatatattttttaaaattaatataatttatgtattcagatgtattatataattcctctgaagattgctatgttttgagggtatttttcggttgaaaatcttttttataactgaaaatacaaaatttgtgtgttataattgagtttgttgagttatattaggagtctattatgttaattggtTCACTTTCAGTTTTAAAAAcaatgtaatcccctatttcacgccgtgaatacagtcgaatacaataatctgtccagttgtaatcccatgtttcactccatgaatacagtcgaatacactcgaatacaacaactgattagctggacttacctgattcacgcctatttttgctactgtatttatgaatacaatagcttaaatacatcaaatagatcttataaccacagaaaaggtaTTTATAAtgcgtaatatagcaaatggtatctatagatgactaattactactaaacgatagtgctttatgaaaatttctctaaaaTAATCCAGTTACTAAATGTTCAATATtgggaaaatttcacattagaacaattgggctccctacttttcaattttataactCATATTTCAATTCCAActaactagcccaaaaataataggctaagattcaacatccaactccaataggttctcaaaattactatttaattttaaaaaagatTCTTCAAACTTTTAAGTTAGTTTTCGAATTAGTAAatgtgactcaaatattaatcCAATAAACCAAATTCATTTgagtggtgaaaattagatttttaacaagcttaaatatgtgggtttaaattccgaatttgattttgtgaaaaTTTAGAGTtggtgttatttagacttgttagaaatagtacaagcatgttgtatataaaatttgaagtcatttaatggagttttggactggttttgaacaagaattgcaattgaaaatcgtggaagaagttcgtctacagacgcttgtataaaggtgtataaaagtgtataatagtgtataatgtgtgtttctacactcatatacactattatacaagattatacataattatacaaaaaactgacttcgtcttcttccttgcgtcttttctgaaatttaactcaaatcttgctcaaatctataccaaatcacttcaaattcaaattttgaactccttttgatattttcaatcaattggaacaacacccaatccaaacaactaacaaacttaaaaaaaaaatactccctccgttccaatttatgtgaacctatttgactaggcacgaagtttaagtaaaaaatgaagacttttggaatttgtgtggttataaaagcttctcattaagggtaaagttgtaactttaagctaaattgttaccaaatttagaaagggttcattctttttggaacggaccaaaaaggaaataggttcacataaactggaacagagggagtattattttcgaaagcaaagctttgaatggttTTCAATGGTATACTTCTACTCTTCATTTTTTTTACATTGCAACCAGGTGACAAGAGGAGAAGCAAAAAATATGCGGTCCCTTGAAACATATGTAGAAGATATGAGAAGAAGAGCGAGTGAAAGCAATGGTTATGAGAACACAaatttaactccatagcttttagaagcaatggttgtaagaacacagattttgaatttgctagtgctttcaaaatatgtacaacatGGGCTAGGTCGGATAAAACTTAAAAACAAAGGTCATTTTTTGTTATAGTGTGAAGTCaggtgtattttcttgtaattcttgtTGTTTCAAATGTAAGTAAAACGTGTGGAAGAGGATCCATTTTCCTTCCGAGGTACTTTGCAAGTTCGGATGCCTTAATTGAGTCCATGAAATTTGGTTCACATTATGAACTAGATTATTTGGAAGGAGCCCTCATTTTAAATGCTTAATTGACCATATAACGTTCAGAGTGTCAGTTTCTGAACTAAGCCAAAGCCAACAGAGAGTGCCACCGTAGATTTCTCGGTAATCCCAGAAAAAGAACGATACCAATCAGTAGTTTGGAACATTAGACAGAAAGAGCCAAAAGGCTGCTATTTTTATCTGATTGAAGTTCAGCACATCAAAAGCAGCTAATTACAGATTAAAGTAAGAATATACATCACGTATAGTGAGGTTATATAATGCGTAGTTACATGTTTTGCAGCTTGTTCAAGAAGAACCAACACATCTTACGACTGGTATCTCCTTGAAAACCTGCAGATGAGCATGTATCTGAAACTGTTGTTTTCCCGAGTAATCATTCCCTTCGGGAAGAAACATCTTTTAATGTCTTCATGTGAAGTAATTGTGTCAATTAGAGGCCTGCCACCATTTGGCTTTGACCTGTGATTTCTTCTGTTCATATAGGGTATAACATGGCTTCTCATGGTAACCACAAACTAATCGGCAAAAGATGCTAAAATCCTAGTCAAATAAAGCTGTTTGTTGCTAAGTAtacttctctcttttcctttaaaGATGAGAATTTCTTGTAGAAAGAGAACATGACATTGTCACCATGTTCAATTAAGGATATGAAGTACTGTTAATCCGAATAACCAGAATAAGCAAAGCTCCTTATAAGAAAAGTCAGGTGCAAAAGCTGTGCAAGAAAAAAGGCGTCAATAGGATACTTGAAACCAAAACAAACAGCTAATGAGGGGCACAAATATACAACAGATTCCTACAATACTATATCACAAGCTCCACACGGACATGGTCATAACATAGTTGCCATGAAAGAGCTTCCTCCTTTTTCACTTTATTTCTCGCTATCTCTAAAGCAGAATCTGCTATAGCTAAAGAGATTTCATTCGAGACATCTTAAAGTCACCAATTCCCTAACGGTTCTTAGACATTCAAACAAATGATAGATGCTACTGCTAGGTAAAAGCAAGTCAAAATGACAACAATGAATCATTGTGATTGCATGAATATAAAGATCAAGTAAAGAGGAGAAACTTACATGATGATGAAGATGAGATTGAGGAAGACATTAGTGGACGAGATATGTCATCTCTTACATTCCTCATGTTACCAGAGCCATATGATTCAGCAGATAAAGGAGAAGGACCAGGAGACAGCTTCAACCCGGGACTTAATTTAGGAGGATAACTGGGAGCATATGGTGATGGGCTTGCTACAATTCTGGAACTACTTGAACGTGGACTAGTATTTGTCACAGGAGAAGGTGGATCAGCCATGGGAGATGGAGAACCGCTAGGCTCTTTTCCACGAGTTGAGCTACAATGAAGCTTATCATGTGATCGTAGGAACCTATGACAGTTGGGCAAGGGAGCTGGAGATGAAGAAACAGCTGGTGATGGGGAAGGTGATGGCCACAAAGGTTCATTTGGAGAAGGAGCTGGAGTTGGAGCAGGAGGAAGGGTTGGTGGGGCAGCGTCACCAGTACGGTTTAGAAAGGAAGATAAACGTACTTGCTTCACTTTACCAAAAATAGAGTGATCAAGGCCAAGATTAGTTGCAGGAACAGATCCCATAATTATTTGAGCCAATTGTTGTAACCTCTGAGCCGGTATTCTCCCAGAGTCTGAATATAGTGAAGCTTCGACAATAACTGGGGGATCTTTAGTGGAGCCAATTTTATTTGTTACCTGTAAAAATACATGCTgacagaaaataaaagaaaaacaagtcAGATATGACAATCAAATTCAGAAATGTACTATGGTAAACAGCATGAACGAAAAGAAGCAAGTAACATCTGCACCCACTTTTATATTTTCGAgacaaggaaaaatgaaaaataggatGGGGAAAAGCAGCAAAATTGACGTTCCTAGCACAAAAACATATCAACTTGCCCATAGGGTACAGGGTGGCAGATAGTTGATATAGCTTGTTCCAAATATTTGGAAAGGAATGACCGAGGCTGGGATACCAGCATGACTAACTAAATTTGTTTCAATGTTATCAGGGGACTCCCAAAATAATCCGCGCAAATGTTGCAGAAATTATATAACTACATCTCATGCAGTTTTATCTACGACCAAATGTCTATAAAATATTAAGAAAGTATATTTTCATCGCGTTTACCTCTTTTCTATATCATTTTCAGTAATATTGAACAACTTATGACAGCCTCAGCAAAGGAAAAACATTTCTAGAAACTCCTGACAACAGATCTATTGTACACATGACACAAATTTCTGACAGGGACTCCCAAAATAATCCGCGCAAATGTTGCAGAAATTATATAACTACATCTCATGCAGTTTTATCTACGACCAAATGTCTATAAAATATTAAGAAAGTATATTTTCATCGCGTTTACCTCTTTTCTATATCATTTTCAGTAATATTGAACAACTTATGACAGCCTCAGCAAAGGAAAAACATTTCTAGAAACTCCTGACAACAGATCTATTGTACACATGACACAAATTTCTGACAGGGAAATCTTATTAAAACCGGATACACCAAGATCTCTGACATATATCCAgcatagttttatttttttgacAAACATTGATCTCTTTATTCACCATTTAAGAAAGAAGCTTCAGACACACGTGTTGTGTATCATTATGTTCCTTTTAGCATCAAGTAGGAATTGCAATTCAGATACCACCCAATGAAtagctaaaagaaaaagaaataaggaaTATGACTTCTTTCTTCTGTAGTGATTCATCTATGCTTGTGTAGCGTATTTATAATGTGAAGAGGAGAATCGTCAAAAAGAAACGACAAAATAAAGGAGTATACGTCGAAATAGAATATCTTCTCTACTATTAAAACATCTGTGGATAACACACAGCAGAAGAAAAATACACAGTTTGTAAGCAAAAAAGTAAAGAAAACTCATTCTAAAAGATAAGGAAAAAACTATTAAAATGAAAATCCttgaaaggaaataaaaaaatcaaGAGCAAGCATGTGCACCATGgaccaaatgaaaaatcatgaaataaCACTGCATATGTCTTTTCATGTGTTTGTTTCCCATAAAAATGAACCATAGAACATTTTGAGAATGAGACAAAAAAGCATCACAGAACTAATCTGTTGAGTTAACAAGTTAACATAACAGTAATGCAACGACCAAGTGTTAAGGTGATTCCTACGCCATGAAAAAGGACTAAGCTAGACCTAAGAGAGGAAGTATTAGGTAGACAAAGCATGGTCAAACTGCTCGGCATAAATGTTTTGCATTCTTGCCTTAGTTCCAAAAAGAGTCCTGTCTAAAGTATGCCCAAGTCTTAGCTTTCAGAAGCCTCCAACATCTAAGCCCTTACAGCTCATCCAGAAACATCAACtcgaaaagaaaaagagatttcATATAAATTATGATATACCTCATCCGTCCTGAGACGCAAGTAAAAATTCAGTTGTTCCTTCAGCTCAATAAAATTTTCCCTTATTTCATCGGTAGAATTATGGAGAGTAAAATTGAAGAGGATATCGGGTAGGTTCAAAATGGATAAGCGTTCGAGTATCATAGTGATTCCACCAGGACATTTCAAGACCTCAAATGAACACAGCCGTCCAAAAATCGAGGAAGTTAGTGTCAAATTGGTATCTCGAAGATATAGATCTAATAAAGCAGACTTCAATAGACTTAAGGACACTGGAGAAATAGAAGAATCAACTGGATCCGGAAGAAAGCCAAATATTATGTCAGTCTGGTTAGCCACACCTGCTCCATGCACGGATAGGACTGCAACCTGAAAATTCCCATTGTCAAGCTGGCTTGCACTCTACCGAAACAAGACAGCATATATAAACAATGGTTTTAATTTTGAGGAAGGTTGCAAACCTTTATGCCAGGGATAGCAATCTCTTCCAAAATATCATACTCCAGTCTTGCAATGTGGGGAACAATATCTGAAACTGGCTTCTCCAATCTGAAGTATGCTTGAGTAGTGGCTGAAAACAAAGGAACACAGCAACACTAAGAACTGATGATGGGTTAAAATACCAAAGGCGATGAATAAATGAATGGGAAATCAGTCTCCGCAGCTACCAAGATCTGAAAGGTCACCAATTCTTAGAGATTATCCACATCAATCAGTCACATAACACGTAAAATTTAAATAGGACACTATCATTCATCTGGTAAACTAATAGGAAAATACTGAGGCTATAATCAACACAGATACCAGCAAGGTCAAGAGCATTTCCACTTTCAACTAGAATTCCACCAGCCAACGGAAGCACAAAGGTAATCCAGTGTCTATTGACTGTTTGCGGTCCAAACTTTTGCAGAAAGGAATAAAATTGTGAAGCAGACCTTACAGCACCACTCCCCGGCTATTATCAGAACAATCACGAGTAGCCcccagaaaacaaaaagaaagattaACTTTTACTTCTGTgctgccaaaagaaagaaattaGGACTTCCATTTATAAAAGCAAGATAAGATAGGGATCCATCTATCTTGATCAGTATTTTCTCTCCTTTACCCTTTTTCATTGAAGGCAACCCGTCATAAAGCATCACCAAAATCCTAAGCAGCTAAGGAGAAAGTTCTTCGTTAGATTTTTACTAGCAGAAGAATGTCGTCAAGCAAAATAATGTGCTTTTCTCATATTTTTTGGTGAGTGTGAACAGTTCAAATATTTTGAACAAATATTGAGAGGAAGCGAACAGTATTCTGAATGTGGTGAGATGTGAACAACTTATACATTTGAGCCTGTCCGGCTCAAGAGCAAGAAGCGAAGAGATTAATGCATACAAGTACATATCTAACAAAATTAAAACTCTGTGAAGCAGCAAACCGTAAATACAACAATCCTGATAAACAAAAACAACAGAGCCTACATACATGTATAAATAAGCCAAATAAAACCAAAAACATCCTGCTACTCAAACGGTACAAGGAGATACAACAATCAGTCAATCGATCAGTCAACTACAGCTTAATATTCATCTAAAAACCCCAAGTGCGTTAACCTAATTCATCCATAAACCCTAATTGCACAGCAAACTAAAAAGAATTCTGCAATATTATGATGAAACCCTAAAAGTACAAGGAAACTCACAGGCAAGTTTGATTGCCTCTTTGGCGTCGAATCCAGATGGCTTAGAACGATGTGGAATGATCCAGAATAAGGCAGAGAGAAAAAGGGCAATACTCAGTACCAAAACGACGATACACTTGAAACTGAAGATTCTAGAAAGACCCATCCGACAGAAGAAGGTTCTAGAACCATCGATGTTCTGCTGCAAAGGCAGTCTCTGTCCTTGCAATTTCCCCATGTCCAGAGCATCtgtctctttctcttttctccctcCCTCCCTTCCCTATGTAAGAATTTCACTACTCTatactttctttctctctctaagaATTCACAACTGGGTCTACTCAAACCCAAGTATGGGTATGCCTTTCTTTTCACAAATTACAATGAATGCCATTACACTTCACTCCCACTAAGCTAAAgtgaatatttattttatttaattggaTTAGAAAATGAGTGATTGGGCAAAGCAAGCGTTGGGTAGAAGCAAAGGTGAAAGAGAAAGGAAgtaacagaaaaaagaaaaatattagcACACTGCGATTAAATAGGGTGCcctcaattttttttacaaaaaagtTAAGACTACGCAAATTGGAGTTAGAAAATAGGTACTACGTAAtacatattatttatttatttatttatttatttaaaactttaaatttctacaccaaacaataacaaaaatatcAGTATAATAATATAGGCAGGGTGAGTATATATGAAGACTTTTACCCTTAGCTTGAgaagatagagaggttgtttctgacAGACTTTCGGCTCAAGAGAAGACAGGAAAAAAAACAGTAACAACAAGGagtgataacaacaaataaccgaagcgaagaaaaaaaaacatgaagTAATAGAAATATAAGAATCAAAAAATTTGAGATAATAAGATTGCGGGAGCGAAAGAGGCAACATATAGTAATTAAGAATTAGAAAATACAAGAATAATACTAATACTACTGGTTTGAAAAGAAATACACGTGACTATCTACTAATCTTTCTACCCTAATTTTTGACATTCATATCCTCTTATTAGGTCATGTCCTTGGTAAGCTGGAGTTGCGTCATGTCCTGCCTAGTCacatctccccaatacttctttggcTTACATCTACCTCTAACCGGACCCACTACGGTCAATCTCTCATACCTTCTTATTGAATATCTGTGTCTCTCCTTTTCACATACCCGAACCATCTTAGCCTCACTTTTCGCATCTTGTCATCTATGTTGCCCACTATCACCTTGTCCCGGATATcttcattcttaatcttatcTCTCATGGTATGTTCAGTGCCCACACATCCATTTCAACATATTCACTTTTGCTGCTTTTATTTTGCTGAATAATTTCTTGAATAGTCAACACTCCGCCTGTTAAATTTTTTACACCAAATTCAATTTTATCAAAATGACAAATAATGTGAATGCGAGACAATATTGTCTTATGAGCCCGCGTTATACTATTTCTCTTAAGCAAATTAAAGAATATGAGGTTCACGTGAATTAGTTTAGTGAATTTTGTTATCACTATATAATTACTAGTATATGTACCAAATAACTTTATTTATCAAACCTTAAATAAACAGAATCTGAATTGTTTATTCCTTCACATTTTCATGATGCTAGTATTCTTCtttcctttattattattattatttttcgaCGTTTCACTTTATCTTTTTGCATGTGCGCTTTTTatgattatttattgattttCACTTCTTGAGAGTTACTCAACATGTTGTGGCTGGGATTgaattttattaattgattattgACATGCAAAAAGGTTTGGCCATTTACATGCATACACTTGGAATTTGATGATTATTTCATGTGTGATTGTAACTAATTTCATGATGATATATTTTAGTGTAATGAAATTCAAATATAGGTATATTGAGTATTAACAATCAAATTCTGATAGGACGATCATTATCGCTTTGGTGACAATATATTTGATAACTTTATGAGGTTAAAGTTTGAAAACGTTAATTATCTCTTACACTTCACGAAGCTCACATGTATTGCCTCTACGACGTGCGCATATGgcattattttttttcaaaaaaaaaaacaaacttcAACTTTCGAGTCACTCActatagaaaataaaataaaataaaataaaattgtatTTGGTATAATATTATACGTGTATAATGCAATTTTAGTTCTGAAACTACCTAATATATGTTCTTTTATCGCAAATGTTATAACTTATAACAAACTATATGCTACAAATTTCAGTTTTGCTAACTCTAACAATGGGAACAAAGTCCACCAACTGAATTAGTTACTTTGATATCTCGTACACGGTAAAGACACCAAAATCTCCAGGGGGAGACCCAAATTTGAGGTTCAAAATGCAAAagaaaaatgagtttaagttaTTCATATTCATAGTGTAAAGATCTTAGACGATTAGTTTAA
Proteins encoded in this window:
- the LOC104242173 gene encoding uncharacterized protein produces the protein MGKLQGQRLPLQQNIDGSRTFFCRMGLSRIFSFKCIVVLVLSIALFLSALFWIIPHRSKPSGFDAKEAIKLASTTQAYFRLEKPVSDIVPHIARLEYDILEEIAIPGIKVAVLSVHGAGVANQTDIIFGFLPDPVDSSISPVSLSLLKSALLDLYLRDTNLTLTSSIFGRLCSFEVLKCPGGITMILERLSILNLPDILFNFTLHNSTDEIRENFIELKEQLNFYLRLRTDEHVFLQVTNKIGSTKDPPVIVEASLYSDSGRIPAQRLQQLAQIIMGSVPATNLGLDHSIFGKVKQVRLSSFLNRTGDAAPPTLPPAPTPAPSPNEPLWPSPSPSPAVSSSPAPLPNCHRFLRSHDKLHCSSTRGKEPSGSPSPMADPPSPVTNTSPRSSSSRIVASPSPYAPSYPPKLSPGLKLSPGPSPLSAESYGSGNMRNVRDDISRPLMSSSISSSSSSFAPDFSYKELCLFWLFGLTVLHILN